One window of Agromyces rhizosphaerae genomic DNA carries:
- a CDS encoding threonine/serine exporter family protein — protein MEARDEGDEDTLRRFLLGIAEGLNAAMESVDRVDDTMRAIARAYGADDTDFVVLPTVILVQSRHGRTDRVALRTSRVTALRFDQIAALYDLVGRARRGEVEPAAGIDELNAIGTAQPRYPWFVRVLGHAVLTAGLSMLLTPTWQGALIAFGLGAVLGLAKLVRSPTLALVFPVVAAFGSATAVFLLAPHVPVGDPIVLLIAPLVTFLPGGVITTATMELAAGQMIAGASRLVTGLVQLALLAFGILAAGTMLGVGDASYVALDAPSRFPWWVAVLGVLLIAVGDLLHFSAPGRTFGWVLLALSVAYAGQAVGASLAGPSVGGFLGALAMTPLVLWISGLRIGAPSQLLFLPAFWLLVPGASGLAGLTEAIGTTEGLADFASALTSIMAIALGVLIGTAAHRAAQRGVQQVANLYVEPAAPSAPADDERPGWLRWLPRRR, from the coding sequence ATGGAGGCCCGGGACGAGGGCGACGAGGACACGCTGCGGCGGTTCCTGCTCGGCATCGCCGAGGGGCTGAACGCGGCCATGGAGTCGGTCGACCGGGTCGACGACACGATGCGCGCGATCGCCCGGGCCTACGGCGCCGACGACACCGACTTCGTGGTGCTGCCGACCGTCATCCTCGTGCAGTCGCGCCATGGCCGCACCGACCGCGTGGCGCTGCGCACCAGCCGGGTGACGGCGCTGCGGTTCGACCAGATCGCCGCGCTCTACGACCTGGTCGGGCGCGCCCGGCGCGGCGAGGTCGAGCCGGCCGCGGGCATCGACGAGCTGAACGCGATCGGCACGGCGCAGCCGCGGTACCCGTGGTTCGTGCGCGTGCTCGGCCATGCCGTGCTCACGGCCGGCCTCTCGATGCTGCTCACCCCGACCTGGCAGGGTGCGCTGATCGCGTTCGGCCTCGGTGCCGTGCTGGGCCTCGCGAAGCTCGTGCGCTCCCCCACCCTCGCCCTCGTGTTCCCCGTCGTGGCGGCGTTCGGCTCGGCGACCGCGGTCTTCCTGCTCGCGCCGCACGTGCCCGTCGGCGACCCGATCGTGCTCCTCATCGCCCCGCTCGTGACCTTCCTCCCCGGCGGCGTGATCACGACCGCGACCATGGAACTCGCGGCGGGCCAGATGATCGCCGGCGCGTCGCGCCTGGTCACGGGCCTCGTGCAGCTCGCGCTGCTCGCCTTCGGCATCCTCGCCGCCGGCACGATGCTCGGCGTCGGCGACGCGAGCTACGTCGCCCTCGACGCGCCGAGCCGCTTCCCGTGGTGGGTGGCCGTGCTCGGCGTGCTGCTCATCGCGGTCGGCGACCTGCTGCACTTCTCCGCGCCGGGGCGCACCTTCGGCTGGGTGCTGCTCGCGCTCTCGGTCGCCTACGCGGGGCAGGCGGTCGGCGCGAGCCTCGCCGGCCCATCGGTCGGCGGGTTCCTCGGCGCGCTCGCCATGACGCCGCTCGTGCTGTGGATCTCTGGGCTGCGCATCGGAGCCCCGTCGCAGCTGCTGTTCCTGCCGGCGTTCTGGCTGCTCGTTCCCGGCGCCTCCGGGCTCGCGGGCCTCACCGAGGCCATCGGCACGACCGAGGGTCTCGCCGACTTCGCGTCCGCGCTCACGTCGATCATGGCGATCGCCCTCGGAGTCCTCATCGGCACCGCCGCGCACCGGGCCGCGCAGCGCGGCGTGCAGCAGGTGGCGAACCTCTACGTGGAGCCCGCGGCGCCCAGCGCCCCGGCGGACGACGAGCGGCCCGGCTGGCTGCGCTGGCTGCCCCGGCGTCGCTGA
- a CDS encoding amidohydrolase family protein, translating into MLSVTGATAVLESLGVVRGGDVHLAGGVVAAAAADAAETLDASGCVVTPGLVNAHHHLLQSAFRTLPGTRSVPMRDWLPAMASAYAAAGIDPDLARAAARVGIAEGLLSGVTTVADHHLTWPAGVDDVGVATAVADAAGGLGGRLAFVRGSARDDPETAAASADAIAEALVPGTGGVSGDGMLQVAVGPAGVHSDVEATFRLMGEVAARRGLRRRTQSNEQVDVEVAAERYGRRPLELLEEWGWLAPDVTLAHLCDIGDDEIGRIAASGASATHAPGCDVVMGWGVAPVARLRDAGIAVGLGTSGGGSNDAGHLLADARLAMQVSGLRAPALAAADVLAMATAGSADGLGRPELGRLTVGSAADLCVWDVSGVADAGVADPVAGLLWAAPGRRPRHVVVAGRVVVRDGVLVSGDEREIVGALRERVSR; encoded by the coding sequence ATGCTCAGCGTGACCGGCGCGACCGCCGTCCTCGAATCCCTCGGCGTCGTGCGCGGCGGCGACGTGCACCTCGCCGGCGGAGTCGTCGCAGCCGCTGCCGCCGACGCCGCGGAGACGCTCGACGCCTCGGGCTGCGTCGTCACGCCCGGCCTCGTGAACGCCCACCACCACCTGCTGCAGTCGGCGTTCCGCACGCTGCCGGGCACGCGCAGCGTGCCCATGCGCGACTGGCTGCCGGCCATGGCGAGCGCATATGCCGCCGCCGGCATCGACCCGGACCTCGCTCGAGCGGCCGCCCGCGTCGGCATCGCCGAGGGCCTGCTCTCGGGCGTCACCACGGTCGCCGACCACCACCTCACCTGGCCCGCCGGCGTCGACGACGTCGGCGTCGCGACGGCGGTCGCCGATGCGGCGGGCGGACTCGGCGGCCGGCTGGCCTTCGTCCGCGGGTCGGCGCGCGACGACCCGGAGACCGCGGCGGCGTCGGCCGACGCGATCGCCGAGGCGCTCGTACCGGGCACCGGCGGGGTCTCCGGCGACGGCATGCTCCAGGTCGCGGTCGGCCCGGCCGGCGTGCACAGCGACGTCGAGGCGACCTTCCGCCTCATGGGCGAGGTCGCCGCCCGGCGCGGGCTGCGACGCCGCACGCAGTCGAACGAGCAGGTCGACGTCGAGGTGGCCGCCGAGCGGTACGGCCGCCGCCCGCTCGAGCTGCTCGAGGAGTGGGGCTGGCTCGCGCCCGACGTGACGCTCGCCCACCTGTGCGACATCGGCGACGACGAGATCGGCCGCATCGCGGCATCCGGAGCCTCGGCCACGCACGCCCCCGGGTGCGACGTCGTCATGGGCTGGGGCGTCGCCCCGGTCGCCCGGCTCCGCGACGCCGGCATCGCGGTCGGGCTCGGCACCTCGGGCGGCGGATCGAACGACGCCGGCCACCTGCTCGCCGACGCGCGACTCGCGATGCAGGTCTCCGGGCTGCGCGCCCCCGCGCTCGCGGCGGCCGACGTGCTGGCCATGGCCACCGCGGGGTCGGCCGACGGGCTCGGCCGACCCGAGCTCGGGCGCCTGACCGTGGGATCGGCCGCCGACCTGTGCGTCTGGGACGTCTCGGGCGTCGCCGACGCGGGTGTCGCCGACCCCGTCGCGGGCCTGCTCTGGGCGGCACCCGGCCGGCGGCCCCGCCACGTCGTGGTCGCTGGGCGGGTCGTGGTGCGCGACGGCGTGCTGGTGTCGGGCGACGAGCGCGAGATCGTCGGGGCGCTCCGCGAGCGCGTGAGCCGCTAG